CTCGGCGGGCATACACGCGCAGGAAACTTTGCACGCGCTCGCCGCCGGCGTACAGGGTGCCCCGGGTAATGGCCGCGTCGCCGTACACGCGGCTGGCGTGGCGCTCGAAAATCAGGCCGGGGGGCGGGGTGCGGTTCATGTTGGCCAGCAGGTCGGCCTTGAACACGGCGGTGCCGTCGGGGAAAAAGGCCAGCCAGTCCTCGGCCAGTACGGCGGCCATGCGCGCCGGGTCGCCGTGGTGGTAGGCCGCGTTCCAGGCGTCGTCCAGGGCCAGCACGGCGTCCAGGTCGGTGCCCACGGCTCAGTCCGCCGCTTCCGCGCTGCGGGGAAAGGTTTCGAGTTCATGGTAGTAGGCGTCGCGCAGCACTGGCACGCGCCCGGCGTGCTGAATCATGCGGATCATGCCCGCCTGCGACAGTGCCATGGGGCTGGTGGCCCCGGCGGCGTGCGCAATGTGCTCTTCCTGAATGGTGCCGTCAATGTCCGACACGCCCCAGTCCAGGCTCACCTGGGTCAGCTCCGAGCCGATCATCACCCAGTAGCCCTTGATGTGCGGGAAGTTATCCAGGTAGATGCGCGCCACGGCGAGATTGCGCAGGTCGTCCAGGCCGGTGGTGAAATCGGTCTTGCCCAGGTTCTGTGCCAGGGTGTTGCCCAGCGGCTGAAAAGCCAGCGGAATAAAGGCGTGAAAGCCGCCGCCGTATCGGGCCACCGAGTCGTCTTGCAACTCGCGCAGGCGGTGCATGTGGTCCAGGCGCTCTTCCAGCGTTTCGATGTGCCCATAGAGCATGGTGGCGTTCGTGCGCATGCCCAGCGAGTGGGCCTCGGCGTGAATCTGCAGCCACTTCTCGGCCTTGACCTTGTTTTTGGCGACCTGTTTACGGACCCGGTCGGCAAAGATCTCGGCGCCGCCGCCGGGCATGGCCGCCAGCCCGGCCGCCTGCAACTCGCGGAGCACCTCCAGGGTGGGCTTTTTGCTGATCTTGCTGAGGTGCTCGATTTCGGCGGCCGTGAAGGCCTTGACCTGCAGGTCCGGGTAGGCCTCACGCAGGCGCTGCACCATTTCCGGGTAAAAGGCCCAGGGGTGGTTGGGGTGGTGTCCGCTGCTCATGTGCAGTTCGGTGATGCCGGGCAGGTAGCGCCGCCCCACCTCGGCCACCACTTCTTCGGGGCTGTAGTCCCAGGCGCGCGCCTCGCCCTTGCGGGCGGCAAAGGCGCAGAAGGTGCAGCCCACGTAGCAGATGTTGGTGAACTCCAGGCGCATGGAGTGCACGAAGTACACCTTGTCGCCGTGCAGCGCCCGCTTGCGCCAGTCGGCCAGGCGCATCAGGGTGTTCAGGTCGCGGGTTCTGAACAGCTGCATGCCTTCGTCAAAGCTCAGTCGGGCCCCGGCCTCGACCTTCTCGGCAATGGGGGCCAGCGCCGGATCGGAGAGCCACTTCATGGGGGCAGGATACGCGCAGGCGGGGGCTGAAAATGTCCCCCTGCCCCCGGTGAACGCCCCCGGGGGCAGGGGGCGCAGCCTGCTCCGCGCGTGCCACAATGGGCGCCAAGGTGAGCACCCCCACCGCCGACGCCCAGCGGCAGATTGCCCGGTACCGTTCCCTGGTGCAGGTCACGGCGGCCCTGGCCCGGCACGCGCGCACCCCGGACCTGCTGCGCACCATGCACGTGGAGGTGCAGCGCCTGTTTGCCATGCCCGTGACCCTGCTGGCGCGGCGCACCCCGGAGGGCGGCTGGCACTGCCTGACCCTGGAAAGCCACAACATGGCCGAGCAGGTCCTGGCCCCGCGCCGCGACGGCCTGCTGGAGCGCGTGCTGGGCGGCACGCTGCGCCTGGAAAACGACCTGCCGGCCTACCTGCAGCGCGAGGGCCTGGGGGTGGTGCGGGTGCACTACCGCCACGATCTGCCGCACACCATGTCCTGGATGGGCGTGCCGCTGCAGGTGGGCGGCGAGGACGTGGGGGTGCTGTCGGTGCAGAGCTACGACCTGCACGCTTTTGTTCCCGAGGACCTGGAATTTCTGGAGCTGCTGGGCGTGCACCTCAGCGTGGCGCTGGAAAACGCGGCCCTGCACGAGCGCATTGAGCGCGAGGCCCGCACCGATCCCCTGACCGGCGTGGCCAACCGCCGCCACTTTACCGAGCAGGCCCAGGCCACGCTGCGCCGAGGCACGCACGGGCCGCCCTGCACCCTGGCGGTGGTGGACGTGCAGGAATTCAAGGTCATCAACGACACCTACGGGCATCTGGCCGGCGATCAGGTGCTGGTGGTGCTGGCGGGCTTGCTGCGCGACCTGGGGCCCGGCAACCACGCCTTCCGGCTGGGCGGCGACGAATTCGCCGCGCTGCTGCCCCTGCCACTGCCCCGCGCCGAGGCGCAGCTGGACGCGTGGCTGGGGCAGGTGGCGGCGGCCGCGTGGCCGGTGCCCCAGCCGCCACGCCTGAACGTGGGGTTGGCCGCCGCGTGGCCCGGCGCCACCCTCAGCGAGTGGCTGCGCGAGGCCGACGCACGGATGTACCGCGCCAAGCGGCGGCGCACCCCCCGCCTGCTGGACCTGGAAGCGGACGACGGCAGCTGACCCCTGCCCGCCGTGGCCCCGCCCACATCCCTAAATCCACCCCGGACCACGCCCAGGCCCGGTGGCGCTGCGCTACGCTGAGAACATGACCCAGAGGAGTGATCCGGCACAGACAGAACTGCCCGCCGAACGCTGGATCGTGGACGGCCTGGAAGCCACGCCGCGCGGCCCGGTGGCCCGGCTGGAGCGGCCCGACGGCCGCACGGTGGTGCTGCCGCTCACCCAGCTGCCGGACGGGGTGAAAGAAGGCGACGTGCTGGCCCTGCACGACGGCCCGGACGGCGCGCGGCTGCTGCCCCTGCCCGGCGAGACGGCCGCGCGCCGCGCCGCCGCCCAGGCTGCGCTGGACACCCTGAACGAGGCGGGACGCGGCGCCCTGCCCCTGAACGATGACGGGGAGATCACGCTGTGAGCGGCGGGGACAAGCCCACGCCGAAGAAGCCCGCTGCCCGCGCGGCGAAGAAGGCGGCCGGCGACCACGGAAAAGCGCCAGCGGCGGCCAGGAAACCCGCCGCGAAACCAGCCGCCCCCCGGACCAGCCAGACCCCCACCCCAGGCCGCGCGGCGCGCGCCCCGAAACGCCGCGCCGGCCGTGGGCCCAGCCCCTCAGACCTGCTGGGGGTGCTGGTGCTGCTGGGCACTGTGGGGCTGGCGGCCTGCGGCTGGATGCGCCAGCAGGGCGGCACTGAGGGGGGCGGCCAGCCCGCCCCGGCGCAGCCCGGCGGCGAGGTGGTGATCCGCTTTCTGGACGTGGGCCAGGGCGACGCCATTCTGATCCAGAGCCCTGAAGGCAAGACCCTGCTGATAGACGGTGGCCGCAGCAGTGAGCGGATGCGCGAGCACTTAAAAGCCCTGGACGTGAAGAGCCTGGACCTGATGGTGGCCTCGCACGCCGATGCCGACCACATCGCCGGGCTGGTGCCCGCCGCTGCCCTGAAGCCGCGCGTGTTTATCAACAATGGCCTGGGCGGCACCACCCAGACCTGGGAGCGGCTGGTTGCGGCCCTGCAGGACGCTGGCACCACCTTTACCAAGGCCAGCAACCAGACGGTCAACCTGGGCAGCGTGAAGCTGCGCGTGGTGGCCCCGCCCCCCGGTATGGGTGACGACCAGAACGAGAACAGTGTGGGCATCGCCTTGCAGTTCGGCGCCTTCCGCGCCCTGATGACCGGCGACAGCGAAACGCCCGAAACCGAAGGTTGGCTGGCCCAGGAACGCGACGACCTGAAGGGCCCTTTTCAGGTGTACAAGAGCATTCACCACGGCGCGGCCAATGGCGACAGCGCCGCGTGGCTGGCGAATGTGCGCCCCGAGAACGTGGTCATCAGCGTGGGCACGCCCAACTCTTACGGGCACCCCACCCAGAAGGCGCTGGCCCTGTACAAGCAGGCGGGCGCGCGGGTATACCGCACCGACCGCCAGGGCACCGTGACCTTCCGGGGCCGGGCCGACGGCACCTACACCGCCGAAACCGAGCGCTAAGTCTCTCGCCGTTGATCTGAAGACTAACCAAGCGGACGAAGACAGCGGCGCCGCAGCGCGAGGGCCCTAACGCAGTTCGGGGGGTGGCGGGGCTTCCAGGGTCAGGGGCTCGCCGGTCAGCGGGTGGGTGAGGCTCAGGGTCCAGGCGTGCAGCGCGTAGCCCAGGTCGCCGGGCAGGCCCGGCAGGTCTGAGTGCGGCGTGCCGCCGGGGCCATACAGCGGGTCGCCCACCAGCGGGTGCCCAATGCTGGCGAGGTGAATGCGGATCTGGTGGGGCCGTCCGGTGTGGATCTGCACGTCAAAGAGCGTCTGCCCCGGGCGGCGCTGCCGGACCTGGGCGTGGCTGAGCGAGGCCTTACCCCCCGCCGAGGCGGCATGCACCGTGCCCAGGCGGGGGTGGGGCACCGGGCCGATGGGCGTGGTGATCGTAAAGGCGTCCTGCGCGGCCTCGCCCTGCGCCAGCGCGCGGTAAACCTTGCGCACCTCATGTTCGCGCCACGCCTGGGCCAGGGCCGAGCCCGCCGCCCCCGTGCGGGCAAACAGCACCAGCCCCGAGGTGCCGCGCCCCAGGCGGTGCAGCGGGTGGGCGCCGGGGAAGTCCTGCTGCACCAGGGTCAGGAGGGTATGGGCCAGAAAGCCGCCGCCCGGCAGGGTGGGCAGACCGGCCGGCTTATGGACCGCCAGCAGGCCCTCGTCCTCGTGGAGCACGGCGTAGTGCAGGGGCGCGGCCTCCTCCTGCCAGGGGGGGCGGTGCCAGGTCACCGTCTGTCCGGGGCGCAGGGGCTGGTCATGGGTGAGGCGCACGCCGTCCACCTCCAGTTCGCCCCCCTGCAGGCGCGCGGCCCAGGTGGCGGGGCCAGAGTGGCGGTATTCGTGGCTGAGAAAGGCCAGCACGCCGGGCCAGGGGCGGTGAACCTGGGTTCGGTAGGCGTAGCCGGGGTTGGGGGGCATGGGGGTAGGGTAGAGGGGCGGGGGGGTTGTTGGATGACGGTTGCTGGTGGCTTTGCCCCACCCCCCAGCCCCCTACCCCAGAGGGGCAGGGGGAGCGGCGCTGCGCTGGCAAACGTTGACTGACGATGCGGGGCGGCCCGGCTTCGTCCCGCGCTGTACGCCGTGGCCTTTCTCCGCCCATCGCCCCACGCCCGCGCGCTGCGCGCACGACGGCTTCGTTTGGACTTGGGCGGGAGAGGGGCAAGCGGTCTTGGTGCGGCCTAGAAGGTTCTACTTTTGAACAGATAGGGTGGTGTTTCGACCCTCTCCCCCCGTGGGACTCGAAGAGCTGCGCCGCAGAGAGGGCCTTGCGCAGCAAGGGGTGGCTCGAAGAGCTGCTTGCAGAGGGGGCCCACAGACCACCTAAGCCGCCCACCACCCACTCTCCTCTTTTCCCGCGCCCCGCCTCCTTCTTTTCCCACTTCCCACACCCCACTCCCCACACCCCATTCCCCTACACTGGCCCCCATGTTTGGTCCCGCCTCTCCCCGAAGCCGCCCGCAACCCGGGCACCTGTACGACGTGGCCGTGGTGGGTGCCGGGCTGGCGGGCACGGAACTCGCGTGGCGGCTGGCGCACGCTGGGCAGGATGTGCTGCTGGTCTCGCAGGCCCTGGACCACCTGGGCAACCTGTACCAGCCCACCACGCAGGGCGTCACCTTTCCGGCCGGCAGTCTGTTCGAAGAGGTCCGCGCGGGTATGGTGCAGGGCACCGACGGCTGGACCTTTCACCGCCTGCTTAAGGCGCGCATTGAGGAAACCGCCGGCATTCACCTGCTGCAAAGCACCGTGACCGCGCTGGACGAGGAAGACAGCGAGGTGGTGCTCTCCACCTGGGAAGGGCCAAAGCTGCGCGCCCGGCAGGCGGTGCTGGCGGTGGGGGCCTTCCTGAAGGGGCGGCTGCTGGTGGGCGACACGATGGAAGAAGCCGGGCGCCTCTCTGAAGTGGCCTACGACTTTCTGGCCGACGACTTGGCGCGCAGCGGCGTGTGGCTGGTGGGCCAGGAGCGCCGCGCCGAGGGCGAGGGCGTGGAGCCCCCCTACGACGTGCGCTTTCTGGTGCCGGCCCCGGGCGAACTGGACGGCTTCCGGGTGGGCCGCTTTGAACGGGTACGGATGCTGGGCCAGTGCACCCCCGGCGAGCACACGTACGCCAGCGTGCTGGAAGGCGCCGCGCGGCTGGCCGCCGAACTGCTCGAGGAGCGCGCATGATTTTCCGCCTCTCGGATTTTCAGTTTCCAGACCATGCCGCGCGCCTGTACCCCGACACGCCAGAGCGCCCCTGGGTGCTGGAGGTCGGCTTTGGCGACGGCCGCTTCTGGCCGCACTTTGCCGAGACGTTCGCAGAAGCGCCCAATTACCTGGGGGTGGAACTCTCGGGGGTGTCCCTGCTCAAGGCGCACCGCCGCCTGAAAGCCGCCGGGCTGACGAACGCCATCCTCACCAAAATGCCCGCCGACGTGCTGGTGCGCGAGGTGGTGCCGCACGCCGGGCTGGACCTGATCGTGGTCAATTTCCCCGATCCCTGGCCCAAAGCCGGGCACACCGACCACCGCCTGCTGCGCGCCCCCTTTTTCCAGCTGGCCGCCAGTCGCCTGAGGCCGGGGGGTGCTTTGCTCCTCACCACCGACCACGACGAGTATTTCGCCTTTGCCTGCGCCGAGGCCGAAGCGAGCGGCGTGATGCGCGTGGACCTGGGCCCGCCGCCCCCGGCCGCCCTGGAAACCAAATACGCCCTCAAGTGGCGCGATCTGGGCCTGGGCGTGAACCACGCCCGCTTCGTGCCGGTGGCCCACGCGCCGGTGCCCCACGGCGAGACCGCTGCCTACCCCAATTCCCCCACCCCGGAGACCCCCGTGCCCCACGCCGTGCTGACCCTGCCCGCCACCTTCGAGCCCCAGACCTTCGAGAAAGTCACCCAGCGCAGCCCCCAGGGGCGCGGCCCCGAGTGGACCGTGGTGCTGCTGGAGCTGTATCAGGGCCTGCGGCGCGACGGCTGGGTGGCCCTGGCGCATGTGGTGGAAGGCGAGCTGACCCAGGAGGTGCTGGTGGGCATCACCGCGCGCGAGGACAGCACCCATCTGGTGCGGCTGGCGAAGTTTGGGGGCCCGATCATCACCCCGGGGGTAAAGGCTGCTGTGGGCACCGTGACCGGGTGGCTGGAAAGCCAGGGCGCCGTGGTCAAGCACCGGGGGTATTAGAGCGGTTGGCCCTGGCCTGGGGGCATCTCTTGACTGTCCCGCCGTGACTGCGCCTGCCCAAGAGAAGAGGCAAGGCGGATTTTGACGACGGCCGGGCTAGAGGCCCGCTGTCGCCTCCCGGTACGCTGCCTGCACCTGTTTCAACCCGGGGGCCAGGGCCAGCGCCCGCAGCAGCGGCCCCTCAATCCGGAGCACCCCGCCCGTCATGGCGGCCACTGGGTTCAGGTCGCCGCGCCAGAAGGCGTGGGCAGCCTTGCCACTCAGCACAAACGTAAGGTCAGCGGGGCCCTGCCGGGCGGCGGCGCCGCTGCGTATCTGACTCTGCCCGCTGCGGCCGTCCACCAGCACACAGGCCTCCGGCTCTGTATGCACAAAGCGCAGGGCCAGCCGCGCCTGGGCAGGGCCGGGGTCGGCGGCGCGCAGGAAGACAGCGGTCAGCCGCGCTTCAAGCTCGGCGCCTGTGTGGGGCCAGGAAGGAGACATAAGGTCAGGTCAGCGTGATCGCCCGGCCATGACCGTCAGAAGTGCTGCAAAGTGGCGGCTGGGCGCGGCAAAAAGCACGGTCGCTTGGCGCTTCATGAAGCGTGCGCGCCTACACTCGCCCCACCCAGGGCTGTGGTTTGCTGCGCAGGCAGGACAGAGGCAACGAAGCCGCTCGGCGTGCGCCCAGGCGCCGGCCCAGCGGGTCCCGTTCCCTGCCCGCTTTCAGGAGGTGTTGCCATGAACCAGCAGTTGCAGCAGACCCTTCAGGCCCTG
This region of Deinococcus multiflagellatus genomic DNA includes:
- a CDS encoding nuclear transport factor 2 family protein, with product MGTDLDAVLALDDAWNAAYHHGDPARMAAVLAEDWLAFFPDGTAVFKADLLANMNRTPPPGLIFERHASRVYGDAAITRGTLYAGGERVQSFLRVYARREGGWQAVSVQVVP
- the mqnE gene encoding aminofutalosine synthase MqnE — its product is MKWLSDPALAPIAEKVEAGARLSFDEGMQLFRTRDLNTLMRLADWRKRALHGDKVYFVHSMRLEFTNICYVGCTFCAFAARKGEARAWDYSPEEVVAEVGRRYLPGITELHMSSGHHPNHPWAFYPEMVQRLREAYPDLQVKAFTAAEIEHLSKISKKPTLEVLRELQAAGLAAMPGGGAEIFADRVRKQVAKNKVKAEKWLQIHAEAHSLGMRTNATMLYGHIETLEERLDHMHRLRELQDDSVARYGGGFHAFIPLAFQPLGNTLAQNLGKTDFTTGLDDLRNLAVARIYLDNFPHIKGYWVMIGSELTQVSLDWGVSDIDGTIQEEHIAHAAGATSPMALSQAGMIRMIQHAGRVPVLRDAYYHELETFPRSAEAAD
- a CDS encoding GGDEF domain-containing protein, producing the protein MSTPTADAQRQIARYRSLVQVTAALARHARTPDLLRTMHVEVQRLFAMPVTLLARRTPEGGWHCLTLESHNMAEQVLAPRRDGLLERVLGGTLRLENDLPAYLQREGLGVVRVHYRHDLPHTMSWMGVPLQVGGEDVGVLSVQSYDLHAFVPEDLEFLELLGVHLSVALENAALHERIEREARTDPLTGVANRRHFTEQAQATLRRGTHGPPCTLAVVDVQEFKVINDTYGHLAGDQVLVVLAGLLRDLGPGNHAFRLGGDEFAALLPLPLPRAEAQLDAWLGQVAAAAWPVPQPPRLNVGLAAAWPGATLSEWLREADARMYRAKRRRTPRLLDLEADDGS
- a CDS encoding DUF3006 domain-containing protein yields the protein MTQRSDPAQTELPAERWIVDGLEATPRGPVARLERPDGRTVVLPLTQLPDGVKEGDVLALHDGPDGARLLPLPGETAARRAAAQAALDTLNEAGRGALPLNDDGEITL
- a CDS encoding ComEC/Rec2 family competence protein encodes the protein MSGGDKPTPKKPAARAAKKAAGDHGKAPAAARKPAAKPAAPRTSQTPTPGRAARAPKRRAGRGPSPSDLLGVLVLLGTVGLAACGWMRQQGGTEGGGQPAPAQPGGEVVIRFLDVGQGDAILIQSPEGKTLLIDGGRSSERMREHLKALDVKSLDLMVASHADADHIAGLVPAAALKPRVFINNGLGGTTQTWERLVAALQDAGTTFTKASNQTVNLGSVKLRVVAPPPGMGDDQNENSVGIALQFGAFRALMTGDSETPETEGWLAQERDDLKGPFQVYKSIHHGAANGDSAAWLANVRPENVVISVGTPNSYGHPTQKALALYKQAGARVYRTDRQGTVTFRGRADGTYTAETER
- a CDS encoding RluA family pseudouridine synthase, with translation MPPNPGYAYRTQVHRPWPGVLAFLSHEYRHSGPATWAARLQGGELEVDGVRLTHDQPLRPGQTVTWHRPPWQEEAAPLHYAVLHEDEGLLAVHKPAGLPTLPGGGFLAHTLLTLVQQDFPGAHPLHRLGRGTSGLVLFARTGAAGSALAQAWREHEVRKVYRALAQGEAAQDAFTITTPIGPVPHPRLGTVHAASAGGKASLSHAQVRQRRPGQTLFDVQIHTGRPHQIRIHLASIGHPLVGDPLYGPGGTPHSDLPGLPGDLGYALHAWTLSLTHPLTGEPLTLEAPPPPELR
- a CDS encoding FAD-dependent oxidoreductase — its product is MFGPASPRSRPQPGHLYDVAVVGAGLAGTELAWRLAHAGQDVLLVSQALDHLGNLYQPTTQGVTFPAGSLFEEVRAGMVQGTDGWTFHRLLKARIEETAGIHLLQSTVTALDEEDSEVVLSTWEGPKLRARQAVLAVGAFLKGRLLVGDTMEEAGRLSEVAYDFLADDLARSGVWLVGQERRAEGEGVEPPYDVRFLVPAPGELDGFRVGRFERVRMLGQCTPGEHTYASVLEGAARLAAELLEERA
- the trmB gene encoding tRNA (guanine(46)-N(7))-methyltransferase TrmB, which gives rise to MIFRLSDFQFPDHAARLYPDTPERPWVLEVGFGDGRFWPHFAETFAEAPNYLGVELSGVSLLKAHRRLKAAGLTNAILTKMPADVLVREVVPHAGLDLIVVNFPDPWPKAGHTDHRLLRAPFFQLAASRLRPGGALLLTTDHDEYFAFACAEAEASGVMRVDLGPPPPAALETKYALKWRDLGLGVNHARFVPVAHAPVPHGETAAYPNSPTPETPVPHAVLTLPATFEPQTFEKVTQRSPQGRGPEWTVVLLELYQGLRRDGWVALAHVVEGELTQEVLVGITAREDSTHLVRLAKFGGPIITPGVKAAVGTVTGWLESQGAVVKHRGY